GCGCCGCCGCTGCCGCCTTCGCCGATTACCGTTGCGACGATCGGGACCGACGCGGTCGTAAACTCATAGAGGCAGCCGGCGATGGCTTCCGATTGCGCCCGCTCTTCCGACCCGATGCCCGGATCGGCGCCCTTGGTATCGACGAACGTTACGATAGGCAGCCCCATGCGGTCCGCGAGCTGCGCGAGCCGCTGCACCTTGCGATAACCCTCGGGCGAAGGCATGCCGAAGTTGCGCCGCAGATTCTCTTTCGTATCGCGTCCGCGCTGCTGCGAGACGGCCATGATGGCGCGTCCACCCAACTTCGCGAGGCCGCCCACGATCGCGTGGTCGTCGCGGAAGTGGCGGTCACCGTGCAACTCGTCGAATTGATCGAATTGGGCGATATAGTCGGCGGCGGTCGGGCGGTTAGGATGCCGCGCCATATGCACCTTCTGCCAGGGCGACATCGATCCGAAGATCTCGCGCTGAATCTGCGCGTACTTTTCCTCGAGCGCGCGGATCTCGGCGGACATGTCCACAGCCTGCCCTGAGCCTGTCGAAGGGGGCTGCTGCGCGTTGGCTTCGCGCAACTCCGCGATGCGCTTTTCGAGTTCGAGCAGGCCGCGTTCGCGTTCCACGATCAGGTTCACGACGCCGCCATCCGGGCGCGACCGTGCGAGGCGTAATCCAACAGTCGTGTCAGGGTAGCTTTCATGTCGTGCCGGTTGACGACCATGTCAATGTGGCCTTTTTCCAACAGGAACTCGGCCGTCTGGAACTGATCGGGAAGTTTCTGGCGGATCGTTTGTTCGATGACGCGCCGGCCGGCAAAGCCGATCATCGCTTTCGGTTCGGCCAAAATAACGTCGCCCTGAAATCCGAAGGACGCGGAGACGCCGCCGGTTGTCGGGTCGGTCAGAACCGTCGTCAGAAAATTGCCGTCTTCGCGGTATCGCGCGACGGCCGCGGTCGTCTTGGCCAGCTGCATCAGCGCCAGCATGCCTTCTTCCATCCGCGCTCCGCCGCTGGCGGTAAAGATGATGCACGGAATGCGCAGGTCGCGCGCGCGTTCCAGCAGGAGCGTAATCCGTTCGCCGACGACGGTCCCCATCGTACCGCCGCGGAAATGAAAATCCATCACGCCGATGGCGGCGTCGAAGCCGCCGATCTTTCCCGTTCCGCAGATGACTGCTTCGCTCAACTGCGACTTCTCGCGATCGGCGGCCAGCTTCGCGCCATACTTTCGCTTGTCTACCCACTCCAACGGATCGCCGGGCAGCACGTCGCCGCCGATCTCTTTGAAATCTCCGTCCACCGTGATGTTAATGCGGTCGACCGCGCTCATGCGGAAGTGATGGCCGCAACGCGGACAGATCCACATATTCGCCGCCAGGTCGCGCCGGTAGACGACCTCGGAGCATTTCGGACACTTGCTCCAGGTCCCGGCATCTTCCGCCGGTTCTTCTTTCGCGCGGCGGCGCGGCAACCAATCCGGCATACTATGAACTCGAGAAGAGCCGGCCGGCGTAGAGCTTGCGCAGTTGTTTCAAGTAGTTGAAGATCTCTTTCTCATTGAGTTTTGATTCACCGGATACCCGGTCGGTGAAGACGTACGGAACTTCCAACGCTTTGCCATAATGGCCTTTTGCGATCACTTCCAAGCCGATCTTGAAACCGATCGGATCCAGCTTCACGTCTTCGATGGCGCTGCGCCGCACCAAGAAGTAGCCGCTGGTGATATCTTTGACGCGCGTAAGCGGACGCGCGATCGCGCAGGCGACCTTGGACATCATCACCCGCCGCCACGGCCAATTCGTAATTCCGCCGCCCTCGACGTAGCGGCTTCCGACGGCCAAACCATATCCGTCCTCGAGCGCGCGCACCATCTTCGGAAGAATTGCGATGTCGTGGCTGAAGTCGGCATCCATCGCACCGAGCGCTTCGGAGTCGGGGCGCGCCGCGCGCCATCCCTCAATCACACCGCTCGAAAGTCCGAGCTTGCCGGCTCGGTGCACCGGACGCACGGGAAATTCTGTTGCGAGGCGATCGATAATCTCGCCGGTGCCGTCGGGA
This Candidatus Rubrimentiphilum sp. DNA region includes the following protein-coding sequences:
- a CDS encoding acetyl-CoA carboxylase carboxyltransferase subunit alpha, which codes for MNLIVERERGLLELEKRIAELREANAQQPPSTGSGQAVDMSAEIRALEEKYAQIQREIFGSMSPWQKVHMARHPNRPTAADYIAQFDQFDELHGDRHFRDDHAIVGGLAKLGGRAIMAVSQQRGRDTKENLRRNFGMPSPEGYRKVQRLAQLADRMGLPIVTFVDTKGADPGIGSEERAQSEAIAGCLYEFTTASVPIVATVIGEGGSGGALALSIADRIIMLEHSYYSVASPEGCAAILWSDASKAEEAAARLKLTAQDLRDFGIADDIVAEPTGGAHRDPAGTIERVLKYIGSALDELASLPAAQLKEARYQKYRRIGAWESERLEAIKTGP
- the accD gene encoding acetyl-CoA carboxylase, carboxyltransferase subunit beta, coding for MPDWLPRRRAKEEPAEDAGTWSKCPKCSEVVYRRDLAANMWICPRCGHHFRMSAVDRINITVDGDFKEIGGDVLPGDPLEWVDKRKYGAKLAADREKSQLSEAVICGTGKIGGFDAAIGVMDFHFRGGTMGTVVGERITLLLERARDLRIPCIIFTASGGARMEEGMLALMQLAKTTAAVARYREDGNFLTTVLTDPTTGGVSASFGFQGDVILAEPKAMIGFAGRRVIEQTIRQKLPDQFQTAEFLLEKGHIDMVVNRHDMKATLTRLLDYASHGRARMAAS
- a CDS encoding polyprenol monophosphomannose synthase, with product MKFSIVIPTYNEAGGIERLVRGLDEVFKQNGLDGEIVIVDDNSPDGTGEIIDRLATEFPVRPVHRAGKLGLSSGVIEGWRAARPDSEALGAMDADFSHDIAILPKMVRALEDGYGLAVGSRYVEGGGITNWPWRRVMMSKVACAIARPLTRVKDITSGYFLVRRSAIEDVKLDPIGFKIGLEVIAKGHYGKALEVPYVFTDRVSGESKLNEKEIFNYLKQLRKLYAGRLFSSS